One Dehalococcoidia bacterium genomic region harbors:
- the xerA gene encoding site-specific tyrosine recombinase/integron integrase, with product MAFSPAGEARDPKRSTPSPSSRPASRDSRAAAAAQVAALDPRTLDLLGRFLRERGASRNLSQYTLRNYRADILPFLAHLAEREVDPLQAARGDLRRYLARLVSAGTAAASVTRKVSTIRGFYKYLRAEGVIDNDPFYGVKGPQKPRRLPKFLSEEEVGRLIAAADSSEPAGMRDRALLELLYGAGLRVSEVAGLDVADVDLRDRVARVRGKGQKERICVFGAPAEAALARYLRHGRPALAAAKEPALFLNRFGGRLSARSVQMLVRGYAAKAGIPREVHPHLLRHSFATHLLDGGADLRVVQELLGHESPNTTQVYLSVTESRKRAAMEEALEGLREVELQRAARRRAGGSARAD from the coding sequence GACCCCCTCGCCTTCTTCCCGGCCGGCGAGCCGCGACAGCAGGGCGGCCGCTGCGGCTCAGGTCGCCGCGCTCGATCCGCGGACGCTGGACCTCCTGGGACGCTTTCTGCGGGAGCGGGGAGCGAGCCGCAACCTTTCGCAGTACACCCTCCGCAACTATCGCGCTGACATCCTCCCCTTCCTGGCCCACCTGGCAGAGCGGGAGGTCGACCCGCTCCAGGCGGCACGGGGCGACCTGCGCCGCTATCTGGCGCGCCTGGTGAGCGCAGGCACGGCGGCGGCGAGCGTGACGCGCAAGGTCAGCACCATTCGCGGCTTCTACAAGTATCTGCGCGCCGAGGGCGTGATCGATAACGACCCCTTCTACGGGGTCAAGGGGCCCCAGAAGCCGCGGCGACTGCCGAAGTTCCTCTCGGAGGAGGAGGTCGGCAGGCTCATCGCGGCCGCTGACAGTAGCGAGCCGGCCGGCATGCGCGACCGAGCGCTACTGGAGCTCCTGTACGGGGCGGGTCTGCGGGTGAGCGAGGTCGCGGGCCTGGACGTCGCCGACGTGGACCTTCGGGACCGGGTGGCCCGCGTGCGGGGCAAGGGCCAAAAGGAGCGCATCTGCGTCTTCGGCGCTCCGGCGGAGGCGGCGCTGGCCCGCTATCTGCGCCACGGGCGTCCGGCGCTTGCGGCGGCGAAGGAGCCGGCGCTATTCCTCAACCGTTTCGGCGGGCGGCTTTCCGCCCGCTCGGTGCAGATGCTCGTGCGTGGCTACGCCGCCAAGGCGGGTATTCCCCGGGAGGTGCATCCGCACCTCCTGCGTCATAGCTTCGCCACGCACCTCCTCGATGGCGGAGCGGACCTGCGCGTGGTGCAGGAACTCCTGGGACACGAAAGCCCCAACACGACTCAGGTCTATCTCTCCGTGACCGAGTCCCGAAAGCGGGCGGCCATGGAGGAGGCCCTGGAGGGCCTCCGGGAGGTGGAACTGCAGCGGGCCGCCCGCCGGCGCGCAGGAGGGAGCGCCAGAGCAGACTAG